From Salvia splendens isolate huo1 chromosome 3, SspV2, whole genome shotgun sequence, a single genomic window includes:
- the LOC121795989 gene encoding putative F-box protein PP2-B12 isoform X1 has protein sequence MSKNYDNWEKLVGAVLKIEQFRQLAARNSTSCSTISDDMSFSWLDNDAPKIQTLTLYYDATHTETIWGMFLSPPQELHSDLETVPRSVPGKVVFLPVGAREFVIQTQDSPAQYLPFSSKYEYDSNSRFETVEIKSFSAVDIRGKIRTRLLTSNTIYGAYLIFKLAYDPYDGERGRGREKAVCRSDRWTEFQIGSFYVDGADEQEMEARVVETSNRWKGGLLVGGIEFRPLVSVKQL, from the exons ATGTCGAAAAACTACGACAATTGGGAGAAGCTAGTCGGAGCCGTGCTGAAGATAGAGCAGTTCAGGCAGCTTGCTGCGCGCAACTCAACAAGTTGCAGCACCATCAGCGACGACATGTCATTTTCATGGCTTGACAATGACGCCCCAAAAATTCAAACACTCACACTTTATTACGATGCAACTCATACGGAAACCATTTGGGGAATGTTCCTTTCTCCTCCTCAAGAATTGCACTCGGACTTAGAAACAGTACCAAGATCTGTACCTGGG AAGGTGGTTTTTCTTCCTGTTGGAGCTAGAGAATTTGTGATTCAGACTCAAGATTCTCCAGCGCAGTATCTTCCTTTCTCTAGCAAATACGAATACGATTCCAATTCCAG GTTTGAAACTGTGGAGATCAAATCTTTTTCAGCAGTCGATATTCGAGGGAAGATCAGAACGCGTCTGCTGACCTCGAACACCATTTATGGAGCATATCTAATCTTTAAATTAGCATACGACCCCTATGATGGTGAGAGGGGCAGAGGGAGAGAGAAGGCCGTATGCCGTAGTGATAGATGGACAGAATTCCAAATCGGAAGTTTTTATGTGGACGGTGCAGACGAGCAGGAGATGGAAGCGCGTGTCGTCGAGACAAGTAACCGATGGAAGGGTGGTCTTTTAGTTGGGGGAATCGAGTTTCGACCTCTTGTCAGCGTTAAGCAACTCTGA
- the LOC121795989 gene encoding uncharacterized protein LOC121795989 isoform X2, with amino-acid sequence MSKNYDNWEKLVGAVLKIEQFRQLAARNSTSCSTISDDMSFSWLDNDAPKIQTLTLYYDATHTETIWGMFLSPPQELHSDLETVPRSVPGKVVFLPVGAREFVIQTQDSPAQYLPFSSKYEYDSNSRFLKRTYIFCGGIS; translated from the exons ATGTCGAAAAACTACGACAATTGGGAGAAGCTAGTCGGAGCCGTGCTGAAGATAGAGCAGTTCAGGCAGCTTGCTGCGCGCAACTCAACAAGTTGCAGCACCATCAGCGACGACATGTCATTTTCATGGCTTGACAATGACGCCCCAAAAATTCAAACACTCACACTTTATTACGATGCAACTCATACGGAAACCATTTGGGGAATGTTCCTTTCTCCTCCTCAAGAATTGCACTCGGACTTAGAAACAGTACCAAGATCTGTACCTGGG AAGGTGGTTTTTCTTCCTGTTGGAGCTAGAGAATTTGTGATTCAGACTCAAGATTCTCCAGCGCAGTATCTTCCTTTCTCTAGCAAATACGAATACGATTCCAATTCCAG ATTTTTGAAGCGGACATACATATTTTGTGGTGGCATATCTTAA
- the LOC121795987 gene encoding F-box protein PP2-B11-like — protein sequence MSKNYDNWERLVEAVLKKEEFRQLALRPSTSFSTISDDTSWFDDDSQEFQTLSDTEWDGADLLEIVSRSVSPVVYAKKKELYSSLCNSPILIDAGKLSFWLERKKGKKCYMVRARELGIIWCGDTPSYWDLTSHPDSRFSEVALLKEVCWLEIRGTINTGMLSSHTVYGCYLVFKLDRNSYGLELANAFVRLMNDKVDGDDEILDHFRRENARDRHSRTGEAPVRIGDGLTEIAEVHLQRPTGKSESPGKQNSWGRNYRPHGRRRPSPPPVRIGDGFTKKDEMQSASGSQSGRVAVRRGDGWMEVELGSFYNDRGAHGVVETWLLGREGHQWKSGLIVQGVEFRPNPLFLSSFSNS from the exons ATGTCTAAAAACTACGACAACTGGGAGAGACTAGTCGAAGCCGTGCTGAAAAAAGAGGAGTTCAGGCAACTTGCTCTCCGCCCCTCAACAAGTTTCAGCACAATCAGTGACGACACATCATGGTTTGACGATGACTCCCAAGAATTTCAAACACTTTCCGACACTGAGTGGGACGGAGCGGATTTGCTGGAGATTGTGTCAAGATCTGTATCTCCGGTGGTCTATGCAAAGAAGAAAGAGCTATACTCGAGTCTTTGCAACTCTCCGATTCTTATTGATGCCGGAAAATTG AGCTTTTGGCTGGAAAGAAAGAAGGGGAAGAAATGCTACATGGTGAGAGCAAGAGAGCTGGGAATTATCTGGTGTGGCGACACACCAAGTTACTGGGACCTCACATCCCATCCAGATTCAAG ATTCTCAGAGGTTGCCCTGTTAAAAGAAGTTTGCTGGCTTGAAATCAGAGGCACCATAAACACAGGGATGCTATCCTCCCACACCGTCTATGGTTGTTATCTAGTCTTCAAGCTGGATCGAAATAGTTACGGACTCGAATTGGCCAATGCATTTGTGAGATTGATGAATGATAAAGTCGACGGCGATGATGAGATTCTGGATCACTTCAGGCGGGAGAATGCTCGTGACCGGCACAGCCGGACTGGAGAGGCGCCGGTAAGGATAGGCGATGGCTTGACTGAGATTGCTGAGGTGCACCTGCAACGCCCAACTGGAAAGTCGGAGTCCCCCGGGAAACAGAACTCGTGGGGTAGGAACTACCGACCCCACGGTCGACGGCGACCCAGCCCTCCGCCGGTAAGGATAGGCGATGGGTTCACGAAGAAGGATGAGATGCAAAGCGCCAGTGGTTCTCAAAGTGGAAGAGTGGCTGTGAGGAGAGGCGATGGATGGATGGAGGTGGAGTTGGGAAGCTTCTATAACGATCGAGGTGCACACGGTGTGGTCGAAACATGGCTGTTGGGGAGGGAAGGCCATCAATGGAAGTCGGGTCTCATCGTTCAGGGTGTTGAGTTTAGGCCCAACCCATTATTCCTTTCTTCATTTTCCAATTCTTAG